From Quercus lobata isolate SW786 chromosome 1, ValleyOak3.0 Primary Assembly, whole genome shotgun sequence, one genomic window encodes:
- the LOC115976737 gene encoding UBP1-associated protein 2A-like, whose protein sequence is MAKKRKLRSSDPEPAKAPEPEPEPEQPVEEVQREQPEPIPENEEEEQQQVQDNMAVDDSKEDPEEQQQQQQQQEGEAEEEEEGEGEGEQEQNETLEAASNDAVPTEAEANGTAAAQEEEEVEEDDEDEDVEKLLEPFTKDHLVALIKKGVSKHPDLIEIVRELADADPAHRKIFIHGLGWDTTAETLTSVFGKYGEIEDCKAVTDRVSGKSKGYAFILFKHRSGARKALKQPQKQIGNRTTSCQLAAAGPVPAPPPLTPPVSEYTQRKIFVSNVSADIEPDKLLQYFKQFGEIEDGPLGIDKQTGKPKGFALFVYKSVESARKALEEPHKNFEGFTLHCQRAIDGPKPSNKPFHHHQQHHQPQQHHHPHHHNPHPHHYHSRKDKNKYSSGGPGGGPGHLMAPSGPTVGFNPAAAPGLNPVLGQALSTLLASQGAGLGGLGNLLGGLGGAPMSQAAGPPTAGGYGNQAGGGGGGYGNQPVMQYQNPQMGQSSGARPHLHPGAGAPYMGH, encoded by the coding sequence ATGGCCAAGAAGCGAAAGCTGCGATCCTCCGACCCCGAACCCGCCAAGGCGCCGGAGcccgaacccgaacccgaacAGCCAGTCGAAGAAGTGCAGCGCGAACAGCCCGAGCCAATCCCAgagaacgaagaagaagaacaacagCAAGTTCAGGATAATATGGCTGTAGATGATTCTAAAGAAGACCCAGaggaacaacaacaacagcagcagcaacaagAAGGAGAGGctgaggaagaagaggaaggggaaggagaaggagaGCAAGAGCAGAACGAAACCCTAGAGGCGGCCTCGAACGACGCCGTTCCGACCGAAGCGGAAGCGAACGGAACGGCGGCGGCgcaggaggaggaggaagtggAAGAAGACGACGAGGACGAAGACGTGGAGAAGCTTCTAGAGCCGTTCACGAAGGACCATCTCGTGGCTCTGATCAAGAAGGGAGTGAGCAAGCACCCGGACTTGATCGAAATCGTGCGCGAGCTCGCCGATGCTGACCCCGCCCACCGCAAGATCTTCATCCACGGCCTCGGCTGGGACACCACCGCCGAAACCCTCACCTCCGTCTTCGGCAAGTACGGCGAGATTGAGGATTGCAAGGCGGTCACCGACCGCGTCTCCGGCAAGTCCAAAGGCTACGCCTTTATTCTCTTCAAGCACCGGAGCGGCGCCCGGAAGGCTCTCAAGCAGCCCCAGAAGCAGATCGGCAATCGCACCACTTCCTGCCAGCTGGCTGCCGCTGGGCCAGTCCCGGCCCCGCCGCCGCTCACTCCTCCGGTCTCTGAGTACACTCAGAGGAAGATCTTTGTCAGCAATGTGTCGGCGGATATTGAGCCGGATAAGCTCCTTCAATATTTTAAGCAATTTGGGGAAATTGAGGATGGCCCACTTGGGATTGATAAGCAGACTGGTAAGCCTAAGGGTTTTGCGCTTTTTGTGTATAAGAGCGTTGAGAGTGCTAGGAAGGCTTTGGAAGAGCCTCATAAGAATTTTGAGGGATTTACATTGCATTGTCAGAGGGCTATTGATGGCCCAAAACCGAGCAACAAGCCttttcatcatcatcagcaACACCATCAACCGCAGCAACACCACCATCCTCACCACCACAACCCCCACCCCCACCATTACCATTCAAGAAAGGACAAGAATAAGTATTCGTCCGGTGGCCCTGGGGGTGGACCCGGGCATTTAATGGCGCCTTCAGGTCCTACAGTTGGGTTTAATCCGGCTGCAGCGCCTGGGTTGAACCCGGTGCTGGGTCAGGCCTTGAGCACATTACTTGCTAGCCAAGGAGCCGGGTTGGGGGGGCTTGGTAATCTGCTTGGAGGTCTTGGTGGCGCTCCCATGAGCCAGGCAGCTGGGCCGCCTACAGCAGGAGGATATGGGAATCAGGCTGGTGGCGGTGGCGGGGGCTATGGAAACCAGCCTGTGATGCAGTATCAGAACCCACAGATGGGGCAGAGCAGTGGTGCTAGGCCCCATCTTCATCCTGGTGCTGGTGCACCATACATGGGTCATTAG